In Physeter macrocephalus isolate SW-GA chromosome 2, ASM283717v5, whole genome shotgun sequence, a single window of DNA contains:
- the RARS1 gene encoding arginine--tRNA ligase, cytoplasmic isoform X1 — MDGLVAHCSARLLQQEKEITFLTAEIDRLKNRSCSEAASNLEQLREENLKLKYRLNILQKSLQAERSKPTKNMLNINSCLQEVFGCAIKAAYPDLENPPLIVTPSQQPKFGDYQCNSAMGISQMLKTKEQKVNPREIAGNIIKHLPDNEYIEKVEIAGPGFINVHLRKGFVSQQLTNLLVNGVKLPAIGANKKVVVDFSSPNIAKEMHVGHLRSTIIGESMCRLFEFAGYNVLRLNHVGDWGTQFGMLIAHLQDRFPDYLTVSPPIGDLQAFYKESKKRFDTEEEFKKRAYQCVVLLQSKNPDIIKAWKLICDVSRQEFNKIYEALDISLIERGESFYQDRMNDIVKEFEDRGFVQVDDGRKIVFVPGCSIPLTIVKSDGGYTYDTSDLAAIKQRLFEEKADMIIYVVDNGQSLHFQTVFGGAQMIGWYDPEVTRVSHAGFGVVLGEDKKKFKTRSGETVRLIDLLEEGLKRSMDKLKEKERDKVLTTEELKAAQTSVAYGCIKYADLSHNRLNDYIFSFDKMLDDRGNTAAYLLYAFTRIRSIARLASIDEEMLQKAARETKIILDHEKEWKLGRCILRFPEVLQKILDDLFLHTLCDYIYELATTFTEFYDSCYCVEKDRQTGEVLKVNMWRMLLCEAVAAVMAKGFDILGIKPVQRM; from the exons ATGGACGGCTTGGTTGCTCATTGCTCCGCGCGGCTGCTGCAGCAG GAGAAAGAGATTACGTTTCTGACTGCTGAAATTGATCGGTTGAAAAACCGCAGCTGTTCAGAAGCTGCTTCAAATTTGGAACAGTTGcgggaagaaaatttaaaattaaagtatcgGCTGAATATCCTTCAAAAG AGTCTTCAAGCAGAAAGGAGCAAACCAACTAAAAATATGCTTAACATCAATAGTTGCCTACAAGAGGTCTTTGGTTGTGCCATTAAGGCTGCCTATCCAGATTTGGAAAATCCTCCACTGATAGTGACACCAAGTCAACAGCCCAAGTTTGGGGACTATCAATGTAATAGTGCTATGGGTATCTCTCAG ATGCTCAAAACCAAGGAACAGAAAGTTAATCCAAGGGAAATTGCTGGAAACATTATCAAACACCTCCCAGACAATGAATATATTGAAAAAGTTGAAATTGCTGGTCCTG GTTTTATTAATGTCCACTTAAGAAAGGGCTTTGTATCACAACAGTTGACCAACCTCTTGGTGAATGGTGTTAAACTACCTGCCATTGGAGCGAACAAAAAg GTTGTAGTTGACTTTTCCTCTCCCAACATAGCTAAAGAGATGCATGTAGGCCATCTCAGGTCAACGATCATAGGAGAGAGCATGTGCCGCCTCTTTGAGTTTGCAGGATATAACGTGCTGCG ATTAAACCATGTAGGAGATTGGGGAACCCAGTTTGGCATGCTCATTGCTCACCTGCAAGACAGATTTCCGGATTACCTAACAGTTTCACCTCCCATTGGGGATCTTCAGGCTTTTTATAag gaatcCAAGAAGAGGTTTGATACCGAGGAGGAATTTAAGAAGAGAGCATACCAGTGTGTTGTTTTACTCCAGAGTAAAAATCCAGACATCATAAAAGCTTGGAAGCTTATCTGTGATGTCTCCCGCCAAG AGTTTAATAAAATCTATGAGGCGTTGGACATTTCTTTAATAGAGAGGGGAGAATCCTTCTATCAAGATAGGATGAATGATATTGTGAAGGAGTTTGAAGATAgag gatttgTGCAAGTGGATGATGGCAGAAAGATTGTGTTTGTTCCAGGATGTTCCATACCATTAACCATAGTAAAATCAGATGGAGGTTATACCTATGATACATCTGACCTGGCTGCTATTAAACAAAGACTATTTGAGGAAAAAGCAGATATGATCATCTATGTGGTGGACAATGGACAA TCTTTACACTTCCAGACAGTATTTGGTGGTGCTCAAATGATTGGTTGGTATGACCCTGAAGTAACTCGAGTGTCTCATGCTGGATTTGGTGTGGTGCTGGGGGAAGACAA gaaGAAGTTTAAAACACGATCAGGTGAAACAGTGCGCCTCATAGACCTTCTGGAAGAAGGACTAAAACGCTCCATggacaaattgaaggaaaaagaaagagacaag gtCTTAACCACAGAGGAATTGAAGGCTGCTCAGACATCTGTTGCTTATGGCTGTATCAAATATGCTGATCTTTCCCATAACCGGTTGAATGACTATATCTTCTCCTTTGACAAAATGCTGGATGACAGAGGAAATACAGCGGCTTACTTGTTGTATGCCTTCACTAGAATCAG GTCGATTGCACGTCTGGCCAGTATTGATGAAGAAATGCTCCAGAAAGCTGCTCGAGAGACCAAGATCATTTTGGACCATGAGAAGGAATGGAAACTAGGCCGGTGCATTTTGCGGTTCCCTGAGGTTCTGCAGAAGATCTTAGATGACttatttctccacactctctgtGATTATATCTATGAGCTGGCAACTACTTTCACAGAATTCTATGATAGCTGCTATTGTGTGGAGAAAGATCGACAAACTG GAGAAGTATTGAAGGTGAACATGTGGCGTATGCTGCTATGCGAAGCAGTAGCTGCTGTCATGGCCAAGGGGTTTGATATCCTGGGAATAAAGCCTGTCCAAAGAATGTAA
- the RARS1 gene encoding arginine--tRNA ligase, cytoplasmic isoform X2 — protein sequence MLNINSCLQEVFGCAIKAAYPDLENPPLIVTPSQQPKFGDYQCNSAMGISQMLKTKEQKVNPREIAGNIIKHLPDNEYIEKVEIAGPGFINVHLRKGFVSQQLTNLLVNGVKLPAIGANKKVVVDFSSPNIAKEMHVGHLRSTIIGESMCRLFEFAGYNVLRLNHVGDWGTQFGMLIAHLQDRFPDYLTVSPPIGDLQAFYKESKKRFDTEEEFKKRAYQCVVLLQSKNPDIIKAWKLICDVSRQEFNKIYEALDISLIERGESFYQDRMNDIVKEFEDRGFVQVDDGRKIVFVPGCSIPLTIVKSDGGYTYDTSDLAAIKQRLFEEKADMIIYVVDNGQSLHFQTVFGGAQMIGWYDPEVTRVSHAGFGVVLGEDKKKFKTRSGETVRLIDLLEEGLKRSMDKLKEKERDKVLTTEELKAAQTSVAYGCIKYADLSHNRLNDYIFSFDKMLDDRGNTAAYLLYAFTRIRSIARLASIDEEMLQKAARETKIILDHEKEWKLGRCILRFPEVLQKILDDLFLHTLCDYIYELATTFTEFYDSCYCVEKDRQTGEVLKVNMWRMLLCEAVAAVMAKGFDILGIKPVQRM from the exons ATGCTTAACATCAATAGTTGCCTACAAGAGGTCTTTGGTTGTGCCATTAAGGCTGCCTATCCAGATTTGGAAAATCCTCCACTGATAGTGACACCAAGTCAACAGCCCAAGTTTGGGGACTATCAATGTAATAGTGCTATGGGTATCTCTCAG ATGCTCAAAACCAAGGAACAGAAAGTTAATCCAAGGGAAATTGCTGGAAACATTATCAAACACCTCCCAGACAATGAATATATTGAAAAAGTTGAAATTGCTGGTCCTG GTTTTATTAATGTCCACTTAAGAAAGGGCTTTGTATCACAACAGTTGACCAACCTCTTGGTGAATGGTGTTAAACTACCTGCCATTGGAGCGAACAAAAAg GTTGTAGTTGACTTTTCCTCTCCCAACATAGCTAAAGAGATGCATGTAGGCCATCTCAGGTCAACGATCATAGGAGAGAGCATGTGCCGCCTCTTTGAGTTTGCAGGATATAACGTGCTGCG ATTAAACCATGTAGGAGATTGGGGAACCCAGTTTGGCATGCTCATTGCTCACCTGCAAGACAGATTTCCGGATTACCTAACAGTTTCACCTCCCATTGGGGATCTTCAGGCTTTTTATAag gaatcCAAGAAGAGGTTTGATACCGAGGAGGAATTTAAGAAGAGAGCATACCAGTGTGTTGTTTTACTCCAGAGTAAAAATCCAGACATCATAAAAGCTTGGAAGCTTATCTGTGATGTCTCCCGCCAAG AGTTTAATAAAATCTATGAGGCGTTGGACATTTCTTTAATAGAGAGGGGAGAATCCTTCTATCAAGATAGGATGAATGATATTGTGAAGGAGTTTGAAGATAgag gatttgTGCAAGTGGATGATGGCAGAAAGATTGTGTTTGTTCCAGGATGTTCCATACCATTAACCATAGTAAAATCAGATGGAGGTTATACCTATGATACATCTGACCTGGCTGCTATTAAACAAAGACTATTTGAGGAAAAAGCAGATATGATCATCTATGTGGTGGACAATGGACAA TCTTTACACTTCCAGACAGTATTTGGTGGTGCTCAAATGATTGGTTGGTATGACCCTGAAGTAACTCGAGTGTCTCATGCTGGATTTGGTGTGGTGCTGGGGGAAGACAA gaaGAAGTTTAAAACACGATCAGGTGAAACAGTGCGCCTCATAGACCTTCTGGAAGAAGGACTAAAACGCTCCATggacaaattgaaggaaaaagaaagagacaag gtCTTAACCACAGAGGAATTGAAGGCTGCTCAGACATCTGTTGCTTATGGCTGTATCAAATATGCTGATCTTTCCCATAACCGGTTGAATGACTATATCTTCTCCTTTGACAAAATGCTGGATGACAGAGGAAATACAGCGGCTTACTTGTTGTATGCCTTCACTAGAATCAG GTCGATTGCACGTCTGGCCAGTATTGATGAAGAAATGCTCCAGAAAGCTGCTCGAGAGACCAAGATCATTTTGGACCATGAGAAGGAATGGAAACTAGGCCGGTGCATTTTGCGGTTCCCTGAGGTTCTGCAGAAGATCTTAGATGACttatttctccacactctctgtGATTATATCTATGAGCTGGCAACTACTTTCACAGAATTCTATGATAGCTGCTATTGTGTGGAGAAAGATCGACAAACTG GAGAAGTATTGAAGGTGAACATGTGGCGTATGCTGCTATGCGAAGCAGTAGCTGCTGTCATGGCCAAGGGGTTTGATATCCTGGGAATAAAGCCTGTCCAAAGAATGTAA